GATGCTTACTTCCTTTGGTGCCGCTTGACCAATCAATAACAATGCTCGCTTTACTGCTACTAACTTGGGTAGTGCATTTATCATGATGTTTCCACTTCTCCTAGCTTAGTTATCCGCAAGCCTCTTGGCTAATCAGCCTGATGACCAGACGGACGACGACTCACGTGTAGCGCCGCTGTACCGCGTTTGTTTGGTAGAATGGCGTTGCCCACCTTAACAAGATGAAAACATTCGAGTCCAGGTATCAAAACATTGAGACAAGTCAAGCCGCTAGGTGAACTGTAAGAAACGGAGTAAAAAGCTCGAAAACCATTGCCTGCCAGCCTTTTCAGCAGCTCATTAAGGTGGTCCTCAACGCAGCGTGAAACTTGCGTGCTCTTTATGTTTTCAAACTCGGTAAGTTCCCAGTGCCCCTGGCGAATTAGCTCCCCGATACTTCCTTGTAAGCACTTTTGATATTTGGGGAATCCGTCCAATCTTCTTAGAAATGTCGCCTGCTCCTCAAGGTACTTAGATGCGAATTCTTGGTACATATGGTAATCCTGTACCGCTTCCAGCAGAGCTCGCTCTAACGCATATTCTCGCGATAGAGAACAACCACAACCTCGATAATTACCAATGCCGTCGGGGCGAGGAAACATGATGCAGAATGTTGGAACACCTAAGTCGCTGGTAATGTCAAGACCCACTAGCTGCCCCATAGCCAGTTCGTTAGTTTCATCCCACAAACTTTTTAATTCAGGCGGAAGCGAGTTAGGATCAATTAATCGCAGCGGCTCAGGCGAACTGCGAAGAAATGTGCGTATATAAAATAAGGATTCCGCATCACGTTCGATGCGCTCATTTAATGCGTGAACTGCAGCTTCAACGAAACTTGTACCAAAGGCGGTTCCATTGCCGCTAGAATACCTTGATATCTGTGTGTAGTCAAACTTATCGTTGGGTAATCTGGCATCAAAGTAATCTGGGACAGTGAGGATTAGAGGATGCAGAATTCCTTGGGCGGTATCAAAACTCTGAAATGCTCGACACGGCAGTTCTCTATCCGGATGATGGCGAAGCAAAAGTTCGACGGCCTTATCATTAACTAAGGTGTCAATGCATGGCAATTGACGTACGTTTGACCAGGCTATCTGATCCCCTAATTTTAAGTGAGGGCCACATATAGGTCTACTAAGATAGTGTTCAAGTGCCTCATAAATTGCGCTGACTTTGGATTGTATTCCAATCCCTTTGCCGAGTCCATCTGATAAGTAGTTGCCATTTTGGTCATATAAATAACAACACGATGTAACTAGCCTCTCGCCGTATGTATGTATTTTCACTCGGTAACGTAGTAATTCCAACTCAGAATAGGCCAGCTCAAGTGCTTGGTCAGGCGAACAAGCTCGCCCTGGGATCTGTTGGCAAACCTCATTCATAGCTCTACCTCCTTCTTCGCCTTTTCGGGAGTGTGATTACGCGGCTAGTTCAAGGGTGGTTAAATTATTCCGGGTCCGGCATAGTTGTCGATAGTTAACGCACTTGTCTTTCCACAGATTTTAACGCATACTACGTTAGTATTACATGAATGGTAAAGACGTCCCCTTGTGGTGAATTTCACAGATTCACCGGAGACGTCTCCCAAACAGCATCTTAAATGTAAAACATTCTCGCTGATTGAAGAGTTTTTCCGGTCTTTTACTTTTGGCTAAGGATCCGTCCCCTTAAGCGACCAAATCAAGGCTGTTTAATGCAACCAATTCTTCAACTTCATCTTCAAAATAGCAGCTGAATCCCTCAAACGGTGTTGCCTTTACACTTATTTCGGTGCTCGCTTTCCCCATCTTTTTCACCTCCCTTCCTCGCTATCGTGCAAGACGGCCAGCTTGAGCTAGACAACAATCTTTGGGGAGCGCGCGGTCAAGCCGTCCGTCATCGACCTCAAAATGGTCCCTCTTCAACCCGTTTCTGTTACCTGCAATTGCAGCAGCGGCCTCACTACCATGCAAAGTGTTCTTTGCGAGCAGAATTCCCCAATTTTGCAGAGCGCTTCCCCTAGGGGGGAATTACCGAGTCATCGCGGCAGGTCCCAAGGGCTTTGCGGATAAATTAGAGGGCGGTTACACGGCGTTCAACCCCTGTTTCTCTTGAGGGCGCAGGGAGAGAATTTTTACTAGGAGGAGGAAGTGGAGAGGGACAGGGGTCATTAAATGGGGCGGTAAGAGTGGCCGTCCCTTCATGAGTCGCACTTGCGCGGGCTGTAGGACCTAGTGAAGAGGCAGACATTGTCGTTACAAGGCAGAGAAGGCTGAGCAGAGCAAGGCAGTTTTTCAATTGCTACCCTCCATCCATACAATTTTTGCATGACTCTTCTAGCAACTCCATGATATACTCATCACAGCATGTGGCACAAGGACAATATTGTGGCATGGATGACACAGCTTCAATTTACGGAACAGGAAGATTCAGTTTAGGATGGGCGGTGTGGAGCAGTGGTAGGGGCGAAGATTCGCAAAGCGCGCAAAGAAGCGGGACTAACCCAGGCCCAACTAGCGGGGACCGAGCTATCCCGCTCTTTGATTAGCGAGATTGAGCGCAATAAGCGCAACCTGTCAACTGCGACACTGCATATACTGGCGCAAAAGCTCAATAAGCCGCTGGAGTATTTCGTGGTTGAGTGGAGAGTGTCAGGCGCCGAGAGGGCCCTGCTGCTCATCAACCACGCTCACGCCTGTATCGAGATCGGCGATAGTGAGGGCATCCGACTAGCCCTAGATGCGCTGAAAGGGTTCGGAGCTTTGCCAGATGACGTTAAAGCTCGTATGCATGAGCTGATAGCGTGGCATGAGCAAAAGGAGGGTAGGCCCCTAGGTGCCGTTAACCATGCGCTGACGGCTGAAGTGCTGTTTGCGGCGGAGGGGCGGCGCGACAAGCAGTGGTACTGCTGCTATCTCGCAGCACACGCAACCTATGCCTCAGGCTTGTACTCGCAGGCGCTGGAGATGTGCAACAAGGCGCTTGGCATATTTAGAAGTGCAGAAGACATGCCAAGTAAACGACAACTAACGCTGTATCTGCTCGGAAGCATTTACTTCGCGCTTGGCAAGATTGAATCGGCGCAAAAGTGCTATACAGAGATTGCAGCCTCTGACGGCGAGGAAGACAAGCGGAGCTTGCTTCAGGCCTACCACGGTAAAGCCATATGTGCACAACAGCTAGGAAATACCGTAGAGGCGCTCAGGTGGGCCGAACAAGCCGCGCTACAGGCAGAGCAGTGCCGCGATATGGAGTTTTACGCCTCCTCGTTGATCACTTGGGGGTCGTGCCTTGTTAAAATGGGGCATAACGATAAGGCCCTAGCAGTGCTGTGGAACATTGACAATGACTCTCGTTTTGCCGCTCACATTGCGCACACCGCGCGCCGAGAGCTTCTTCTTTGCCTAGCCGAACAAGACCCCTACCCAGGGGTGATATGTATTTCGCTAGAGCAGTATCTGTCGGCCGTGCTCTTAGTCGCACCCAAGCAGGGGGGTTATGAAGACACAAAGACGCAGTGGGCAGTGGCTAAAAGCCGGCTAAGGAGGGCTGCGAAGGGCGACATTGTGTCCGTGATACAACAGTTCGCTTCACTTTTTCTTGCCCTAAGCCACAGTGCCCGCGCGGCAGAAGTGCTGGCCTATGGGGCATCCCTAATGGAGCGGAATAACGACTCTCACGCGGCCTACACCCTGCTGAAAGAAGCATATAGGTTACGCAGGGATACCGCCGTCGAAGTGGGATCCCTATAGCTTGCGTGGGGACACATTAAGTAAGTAACCTTCTGTCTGCACGGTTCCTTCGCCGCGACGTACAGAGGCCATGGGACAGATAAGGACCTGCTAGGCGGCATCTTAGGGCTGCTGCCGGATGACGAGAGGCTAAGAGACGCCTTTCTTCTAGCCAAAGAGAAGGGCTGCTCGACAAGGTGCTAGACCACTGCCATAGGGTTAAAGAGGCTGGTAAAACTATAGAGCTTGCGGAAAGATTAATGGTCACCATGCGGTATACAATTCGTAATCAGCGGTCTCCAACGAACTGTGTTCTATCAAGACTTCTAACAAAAGTTCTAACGGAAGCCAGCAAAGAGGGGCATAGTTGAGCCAAACTCGCGTTCGTAAATGTGGCATAAACCTTTGCTATTACTGATTCTAGCCAAGCCCACCAGAGGTGGACTAAGACCACGCGCCTGTCTGGCAGTCAAGAGGTCAACGGTTCGATCCCGTTATGCTCCACCAAAAGAATCAGTAACGCCAAGGGTCTTCATCCCTTGGCGTTTTTGTATTTTGCTGAGCGCGAGGCAGCTCCTGCTCTCGCTACTTGGGGAATTTCAGTGTTTAATGAAATTTCATTGGTGGACAGCATGCTAGTGACAAGTTTGAGCTAGCGGCTTGGTGCGTTATGAGCAACCATCTACACGCTATCGTTAAGACTGAGCTCGCGACGTTATCGCGGGCGGTGAAGGTCATCAACTTGCGGTACGCGGCCCGATACAATCGCAGGTATCGGCGGGTGAGCCCGGTTTTTGGCGACCGTTACCGCAGCGAAGTTATCGAGGACGACGCCTACTTGCTCGGCGCCTTACGTTACATACACAAAGAACCATACTTTTGTTCACTTCTCGCGTAGTAGTCAGTCAAAATGAGTGGGGTGAGCGCAACAACAGTATGATAGGGGGTTTTATTAAGGGGATAGAAGCTCGCCCGCTGGTTCTGGATGAGTTCGACGAGAAGCTGTGGGTGGTCGCGGTTGAGACTGTAAGGGTAATGCCAGATGGCGGGCTACTATTTCAATTCAAAAATGGGGCGGGTTTTGAGGACTCACAGAAAAAATGCTCTCCATATGAAGCACTCAAGCCAGTCATTAGACTGGTTCTTAATTTCATCTGGGTTGAAGGAATTCAAGTAGACCTATTGAAATTATGGAAACAACAGTTGTTATGGCGTCCCAGAATGGGGCAAATAGAGCAATGTGTTTTGGTGCTCATAATTGTTGCAGATTAGCTACCTAAGTTGTCTGTACAGGGTGAGGCCGCAAAGTTGGTAGTACTCCGGGCATAACAGGTTTAGGAGGTGGGTTCATGGTTGGCCTTCGCATCAAACAGGTCAGAATATCATTGGGACTGTCTCAGGCCGGTAGCAGGCGAAGTGCTCTCTCGTTCGTACATAGGAGCCGTAGAAAGAGGCAGGGTCAATCCTACACTGGATAAGCTCAAATTGATTGCTGAACGGTTAGGCAAGCCTGTTTCGTTCTTTGTGCCAGACGAGCAGGAGCTCCTGTCTGACAGGTTAGAGGCAATGCTTAACCAGGCCAGGGCCTTAGTAGGGGCTAAAGAATGGACACAGGCGAAGGCTCTGTTTGACGAGTGTCAGCAAGCTTGCAGTCAGGTAGTTCGTCCCTGTGTTCGCGCACTCTATTTGGAGGTCAGGGCTGAGATTGAGCTTTACGGGGCGGGCGTGCTTAAGGCTGTAGATTCCTACAAGGCAGCAGCACAAGCCTATAAGGATGCCAGTCTGACAGCTTCAGCATGGAAGTGCCTGTACACCTCAGCTATGCAACTGTATTTGGCAAACCATGTAAGTTACGCGAGCTTTGTGGCGCTGAAAACTCTAGAAACCATTGAACCTGACGAGGGTCTTGTCGATGAACTGGCGAAGACCCACTATCTGATAGGATGTTGCTACGCAGCCCTCGGTAATAGCACCGGCGCAAGCGAGCATTTTTCACAGGAAGACGTCGAGGAGTGGGAGCATTTAAAAGACAATTGGGCTATAACCAAGTGTTCATTACTGCGAAACCCTGACGAAGTAATGAAAGTAGTGTCCCTCTTTTCCCAGTCATTCATTAAGCTTGCCCGCTACAGGGATGCTGCCGATGTACTGAGTTTTGGTGCTGAACTGCTAGAGCAGCAGGGCCGACCCAAGGAGGCCCTTGAGCTGATGAAAGCTGCCTGCGACCTGTATAAGAGAAGACCACAGTAGCACTGTGCTACTATCATGTCCTTGTGACACTCCAATCCATCAGTTACAATTAGAGAGAGCAATATAGGAAAATGATGGATAGAGGGTGAGAAGTGTGTTCAGGAGAGTAACAGCCACTCTGCTGGTGGTGCTGGTGCTACTCTGTCAGCCCATGAGACTGGTTAGAGCTGGCCCAGTAACAGCCAGCCCAAATAATGACGTCGTAGTTGTTTTGTGGGATCCACCGAAGCCGTAAGGCTCGGAAATTCCACCGGAGGTAACCGCCGCTCGCTGGTCAGTTCATGCCGTGTGTGATGCACCGTCGTGGAATGATTGGTCTTCACGACTAAGTAAAAGTAAGATGAGATGAGGTGTATGTTTTGCACAAGCGCACTGTCGTGGGTGTCCTCGTCGTTTGTCTGGTAGCAGTAATGTTTGGTTCTTTGGCTTTCGCATCGTCCAGCCCACAGCCTCAAGATTATACTCCCTATAGAGAGTAATTGGCTATCATATCAAGCTGACAGGGTCAGCTTCCTAGATGAGCTTAACCGCTTCACACCAGAAACTCGTTTAAAGGCTCTGGTTATGCTTGAAGACTACACAGACATGCAAATGTTAAACACCATGCTAGAACCCGAAACACACCGACTCTTTTACCTGCGGGCGGGGATTCCCGCTTTGCTGGCGGGAAGGACCATCTTGGAGCACTTCACATTTTGCGCAGGCGACGAGCAGTTTACTGGCCATCTTTGCACAGATAAGGTCATAGAGAAGTTCATAAACATGATTCTCCCGAAGAACATTGAAACATGTGAACAGGAGCTTATGAACATTCGGCGGGCGCTTGCAAAAGAGAACGGACTTGAGAGTAAGGCTATCCTGACTAAGCAGGAAAATGACCTTGTCCAGGCCATTGACATCCTCAGAAAACACGGAAAAACGGAGGTTCGAGTATACGCGATTGGTATAGAGGCTAGAGTGAAAGACTTGTTCGAACTCCAGAGTTAACCAGGAATTGATTTGGTAGATGTTGCTGCAGTACGGGGTACTGTTGACATCAGATTGACAAACCCTGTGTTTTCGCCATTACGCCCAGAGGAACGCAGATAGGCCTCTATGCTTGAGTCAGCGCCCAACAGACATTAAATACCCCGCAGCTACTGAGGTTCGCGCTGTGTATCTCAGAGCGCCACTATGCTGTAGTTCTCTGTTCAGCATCGTGCATCGGCTGGCCACGGAGTTCGCGATGGGTAGCTTAGAGGATTTGTGCGGTGTGGTCGCGTGTCCATAGTCTACTGACGATTGCATAATGAGTAGGGGTTCATTGGTGAAAACGAAAGGGCATGAAGGGGGTGTTTGAATGAAGATTAAAGGGATTACTCTTCGTCGATGGCTTATAGTCATTGTTCTGATGATTGTAGTGGTGTTTCTAGGCTTTGGCCAATTCGCGACATTCATGATGCGGACGGCCGAGTCGAACAGCTACGTTGCGGA
This genomic window from Bacillota bacterium contains:
- a CDS encoding YcaO-like family protein; this encodes MNEVCQQIPGRACSPDQALELAYSELELLRYRVKIHTYGERLVTSCCYLYDQNGNYLSDGLGKGIGIQSKVSAIYEALEHYLSRPICGPHLKLGDQIAWSNVRQLPCIDTLVNDKAVELLLRHHPDRELPCRAFQSFDTAQGILHPLILTVPDYFDARLPNDKFDYTQISRYSSGNGTAFGTSFVEAAVHALNERIERDAESLFYIRTFLRSSPEPLRLIDPNSLPPELKSLWDETNELAMGQLVGLDITSDLGVPTFCIMFPRPDGIGNYRGCGCSLSREYALERALLEAVQDYHMYQEFASKYLEEQATFLRRLDGFPKYQKCLQGSIGELIRQGHWELTEFENIKSTQVSRCVEDHLNELLKRLAGNGFRAFYSVSYSSPSGLTCLNVLIPGLECFHLVKVGNAILPNKRGTAALHVSRRPSGHQAD
- a CDS encoding helix-turn-helix transcriptional regulator produces the protein MVGAKIRKARKEAGLTQAQLAGTELSRSLISEIERNKRNLSTATLHILAQKLNKPLEYFVVEWRVSGAERALLLINHAHACIEIGDSEGIRLALDALKGFGALPDDVKARMHELIAWHEQKEGRPLGAVNHALTAEVLFAAEGRRDKQWYCCYLAAHATYASGLYSQALEMCNKALGIFRSAEDMPSKRQLTLYLLGSIYFALGKIESAQKCYTEIAASDGEEDKRSLLQAYHGKAICAQQLGNTVEALRWAEQAALQAEQCRDMEFYASSLITWGSCLVKMGHNDKALAVLWNIDNDSRFAAHIAHTARRELLLCLAEQDPYPGVICISLEQYLSAVLLVAPKQGGYEDTKTQWAVAKSRLRRAAKGDIVSVIQQFASLFLALSHSARAAEVLAYGASLMERNNDSHAAYTLLKEAYRLRRDTAVEVGSL
- a CDS encoding helix-turn-helix transcriptional regulator, whose amino-acid sequence is MAFASNRSEYHWDCLRPVAGEVLSRSYIGAVERGRVNPTLDKLKLIAERLGKPVSFFVPDEQELLSDRLEAMLNQARALVGAKEWTQAKALFDECQQACSQVVRPCVRALYLEVRAEIELYGAGVLKAVDSYKAAAQAYKDASLTASAWKCLYTSAMQLYLANHVSYASFVALKTLETIEPDEGLVDELAKTHYLIGCCYAALGNSTGASEHFSQEDVEEWEHLKDNWAITKCSLLRNPDEVMKVVSLFSQSFIKLARYRDAADVLSFGAELLEQQGRPKEALELMKAACDLYKRRPQ